The Candida albicans SC5314 chromosome 5, complete sequence genome includes a region encoding these proteins:
- the ZNC1 gene encoding Znc1p (Zn(2)-Cys(6) transcription factor; regulated by Gcn2 and Gcn4; gene located in zinc cluster region of Chromosome 5, near the MTL locus; required for yeast cell adherence to silicone substrate; Spider biofilm induced) — MSDVNDTLNPVYTQDGEKRLRTKVACDYCRKRKSKCNGEQPCSKCLDKNRNCTYTFVQKERKRTQRKPTAGAENKNNGAIRKARTTSAATIRQLTSRINVLESLLGRLVDKLDPNVKSELSEELQSSSFTNGNNDSREKHNGSSSNSSDNGDDEENDLQEAHEGDDSDDKNNSDGSIEYNHNDENSKQIDTKSSNDNEVRKLRDMLAPAEKSCVSNIKNRLMQYFGSHALFFSISGRAVEWLRSRVQGSNANNMNDIFAPLRHVPLSLNDAVQKSTKLLNGPDVETDKKRQFDDLEKSLIFEIIDKYYKDLYWAPFLCDVSTIRELFQIYFYGAQRNDAAILGNITYSDLLIMNIALVLCLANISRDDVIDSLEYPNLSTKSVSYLQSELLNKLFLNAMGAYGKVSRNSDGIRSLQGLALLILYFEINFVTDFHVNYSITSVLIRYAKESGIHRVETLNNDNGVEATLKRKLWWFCEYKGVDITYKSGKPILIDMDDVTTLTEVDDFFMSVPTTLFLNGKYLENANDIVLNSQIHGGEYYFAYFLLILSRIKAKSYAKIYSKLPTNINIQAALTFVNEFDYDLRILTNLMSPILAATTTISSPNSTTVKNPLNLSEGCFNYFKVELLLSQYAHQLSINRVPFVKSFGINDSRLIPYGNQSLAGARSMLELIKDIGSLKISQRMYSALSFYPLAAFCSLLGNCLVFPSEPSAVDNSVLLANVAISFFRSEGCNNKIDNKRSIYDILVRLLLRVLIDALKNLAKVDLYEKIPELEYHINSMFTLFPEVFANQQDQIISLMSERNSNNENANQHSNMIENGSSSIGCSSSSTSSSNTIIDSDYQKMDLDVKNSTSLPQSFMNTPGMLNIDNGNMMLMNGNYDLFSNINFENIMSDETFNNMIFSELNELPDFFNSPSLGFNEQNI; from the coding sequence atgctGGATGTTAATGATACACTTAATCCTGTTTACACTCAAGATGGTGAAAAACGACTTCGTACTAAAGTTGCTTGTGATTACTGCCGCAAACGGAAATCAAAATGTAATGGAGAACAGCCATGTTCCAAATGTTTAGATAAAAATAGGAACTGTACTTATACGTTTGTTCAAAAAGAGCGGAAAAGGACGCAACGTAAACCTACTGCTGGTGCtgaaaacaagaataatGGAGCAATTAGAAAAGCACGGACAACAAGTGCAGCAACAATTCGACAGTTGACTTCTCGTATTAATGTATTGGAGAGTTTATTAGGCAGATTGgttgataaattggatCCCAATGTCAAATCTGAGTTATCAGAGGAATTACAATCTAGTTCGTTCACAAATGGCAATAATGATAGTAGAGAAAAACACAACGGATCTTCAAGCAATTCCAGTGATAACGGAGACGATGAGGAGAATGATCTTCAAGAAGCCCACGAGGGTGATGACAGtgatgataaaaataatagcGATGGCAGTATAGAATATAACCATAACGATGAAAATAGCAAACAGATTGATACAAAGAGctctaatgataatgagGTTAGAAAATTAAGAGATATGTTAGCACCAGCAGAGAAGAGCTGTGTTtccaatattaaaaatCGATTAATGCAATATTTTGGATCTCATgcccttttcttttccatATCTGGCCGTGCGGTTGAGTGGTTAAGATCACGAGTTCAAGGAAGTAATGCTAACAATATGAATGATATTTTTGCTCCCTTGAGACACGTTCCATTATCGCTAAATGATGCGGTGCAGAAATCgacaaaattattaaatggTCCAGACGTAGAAACTGATAAAAAACGACAATTTGACGATTTGGAAAAGTcattaatatttgaaataatcGATAAATATTATAAAGACCTCTATTGGGCACCATTCTTGTGTGATGTGTCTACAATTAGagaattatttcaaatttatttctatGGAGCACAACGAAATGATGCAGCCATTTTAGGCAATATTACTTATAGtgatttattgattatgaaTATTGCTCTTGTGCTATGTTTGGCCAATATTTCAAGAGATGATGTCATTGATAGTCTTGAGTAtccaaatttatcaacGAAATCAGTCTCTTATTTACAAAGTGAATTACTAAACAAACTATTCCTAAATGCTATGGGTGCATATGGTAAGGTTTCACGAAATAGTGATGGAATTCGATCGTTACAAGGGTTGGCATTGCTCATTCTTTACTTTGAAATTAACTTTGTCACTGATTTTCATGTGAATTACAGCATAACCAGTGTTTTGATTAGGTATGCCAAGGAGCTGGGTATACATAGAGTGGAAACTCTAAACAATGACAATGGAGTTGAAGCTActttaaaaagaaaattatgGTGGTTTTGTGAATATAAGGGGGTTGATATAACGTACAAGAGTGGTAAGCCAATCTTAATCGATATGGACGATGTCACTACATTAACTGAAGTTGATGACTTTTTCATGTCGGTGCCCACAACATTATTTCTTAATGGCAAGTATTTGGAAAATGCTAATGACATTGTTTTAAATAGTCAGATTCATGGTGGTGAATATTATTTTGCTTACTTcttattgattttatcaagaattaaagCTAAAAGTTATGCTAAAATATATTCGAAATTGCCGACGaatatcaatattcaaGCAGCATTGACATTTGTCAATGAGTTTGATTACGATTTAAGAATATTGACCAACTTGATGCTGCCAATATTggcagcaacaacaacgataTCATCACCTAATAGCACCACTGTTAAGAATCCTTTAAACCTAAGTGAGGGCtgtttcaattattttaaaGTTGAATTACTTTTATCACAATATGCTCATCAACTTTCCATAAACCGAGTACCATTTGTGAAGAGTTTCGGTATTAACGACTCTCGCTTGATACCGTATGGCAATCAATCATTAGCTGGAGCTAGATCTATGTTGGAATTGATAAAGGATATTGGCCTGTTAAAAATTTCTCAACGAATGTATTCCGCATTATCATTTTACCCATTGGCAGCATTTTGCAGTTTACTTGGTAATTGTTTAGTATTCCCAAGTGAACCCAGTGCTGTTGATAACTCAGTGTTACTTGCTAACGTTGCAATATCATTTTTTAGACTGGAAGGatgtaataataaaattgacaaCAAAAGATCGATATATGATATTTTGGTAAGATTATTATTGCGAGTATTAATTGACGCATTAAAGAACTTAGCAAAAGTTGACTTATACGAGAAAATACCCGAATTGGAATATCATATTAACTCCATGTTTACATTATTCCCCGAAGTGTTTGCCAATCAACAAGatcaaattatttctttgatGTCAGAGAGAAACTCTAATAATGAGAATGCAAACCAGCATTCTAACATGATTGAGAATGGATCAAGCTCTATAGGTTGCAGCAGCAGTAGCACCAGTAGCAGCAATACAATTATAGACAGtgattatcaaaaaatgGATCTTGATGTTAAAAATTCAACGTCATTACCACAATCATTTATGAATACACCTGGTATGttgaatattgataatgggAACATGATGTTAATGAATGGTAACTATGATTTATTCAGTAACATAAACTTTGAGAATATTATGAGTGATGAaacatttaataatatgaTATTCAGTGAGCTTAATGAATTGCCAgactttttcaattcaccGTCTTTAGGATTTAATGAGCAAAATATATAA
- the TAC1 gene encoding Tac1p (Zn(2)-Cys(6) transcriptional activator of drug-responsive genes (CDR1 and CDR2); binds DRE element; gene in zinc cluster region near MTL locus; resequencing indicates that TAC1 spans orf19.3188 and orf19.3189; Spider biofilm induced), producing MDTSSSSGTHPSTFNNLTKQQELTGNDPNDTNRKRIRVACDSCRRKKIKCNGSYPCGNCIQAKNTSNCHFTERPVRKKLKPTKQDNKSTANSNGVSKRKYNDTFSGNSINIKTEKQENTTFGINDNKSSDLESRLSRIENSMSRMMHTLENFSQNFMTQAIRNNHSNSSMFNNNSLSPTPSEDFNKSAFDSEEQQTSHSYKNLKDRVKDANELLKLRNWDEFVGTHSITCIFSRESLDWMEKTLGSYGEEYLTPIRNLPLVFHSELKPYIMKWIDPPVVDKLQRKKLLESPFPTDSKLISKLIDLYYEETSMINILVDESRVRSLFAAYYNNFAEPIATKRRRFKLSELLLMTSILLISLSCLTEDDFSEERITTPASSTSSNYSAASANLLGDYNKNRLIALQNSLENSAIFYYHRISVISEGLETVEALLMFIIYVESNWLTSFFNYTIITVTIRFAQEIGLHRAETYNNLDLEEATKRRKIWWFCYFFDIEFSFKSGKPPVINTNDVTTNSDEDLLRVITQLKQYGPLSPKDRMYSPVCHTISTSLLDLSGSDSICLDILKIIQSGDILDDPFYFQFCALLQSRIRSNSYHDLFIASAEKRDFSSISNTLEKLNADMFELAMYLADEAKPRFYNDPKFTSVQASTGTSIRRDTILAMKLTFFSHLMIINRYPLMIATEDSKFDDRVIKFRNLSLDSARTILMLIKGWHRESASALFYNWAIYFPVAAYLVLVAAIINHPQLPESGTNLNLLIETSLSFFKSSKQWNSSNDSQDKQQNSTICVNKIVAIELIVRLMLRVVIKVYELHNNVEILANNPALQNHLQEAEEKFPDIFQNHAEFTSKMIALVGASPFGGCGSRNTSSCNLRDNSTNHGQNNMNPSPTITNNTYNSNINTGSNSTGEPQVCYAQSPSYNASLSNIINNESTGRSPATSTSINQSMMNENYDLFNDYLIDNSAVNLPFSQFNNLPNFFFDNNLGI from the coding sequence ATGGACACTTCACTGTCACTGGGAACTCACCCTTCAACTTTTAACAACTTGACAAAGCAACAAGAACTCACAGGGAATGACCCTAACGATACTAATAGGAAAAGAATAAGAGTGGCATGTGATAGTTGTCggagaaagaaaattaaatgCAATGGGTCTTATCCATGTGGGAATTGTATTCAAGCTAAAAACACTAGTAATTGTCATTTCACTGAACGACCTGTgagaaagaaattgaaaccaaCTAAACAAGACAATAAATCAACCGCCAATAGCAACGGAGTTTCGAAAAGGAAATACAACGATACATTTAGTGGGAATAGCATTAATATCAAGACTGAAAAACAAGAGAATACTACTTTCGGCATAAATGACAACAAATCAAGTGATCTAGAATCGAGATTGAGTCGTATTGAAAATTCAATGTCGAGAATGATGCATACTTTAGAGAACTTCCTGCAAAACTTTATGACACAAGCAATAAGAAATAACCATTCCAACTCTTCCAtgttcaataataattcactATCGCCCACTCCTTCAGAAGATTTTAATAAAAGTGCATTTGATAGTGAAGAACAACAAACTTCACATAGttacaaaaatttgaaagatCGTGTTAAAGATGCCAAcgaattattgaaattgagaAATTGGGATGAATTTGTTGGTACTCATTCAATTACTTGCATTTTCTCTCGGGAATCATTAGATTGGATGGAAAAAACTTTAGGTTCATACGGTGAAGAATATTTGACCCCCATAAGGAATTTACCTTTAGTGTTTCATTCAGAGTTAAAACCATATATCATGAAATGGATTGATCCTCCCGTAGTGGATAAATTGCAAaggaaaaaattattagaaagTCCATTCCCTACTgattcaaaattaatttcaaaattgattgatttatattatgAAGAAACAAGTATGATCAATATTTTAGTTGATGAATCAAGAGTGAGAAGTTTATTTGCTGCCTACTATAACAATTTTGCTGAACCAATTGCTACCAAGCGAAGGAGATTCAAACTATCGGAATTACTTTTAATGACAtctatattattaatttctttgAGTTGTTTAACTGAAGATGATTTTAGTGAAGAACGGATTACCACCCCTGCTTCTTCAACTAGTAGCAATTATTCTGCAGCATCAGCAAATCTTTTGGGTGACTATAACAAAAACAGATTAATAGCTTTACAGAATTCGTTGGAGAATAGTGccattttttattatcataGAATCAGTGTTATCAGTGAAGGTCTAGAAACAGTAGAAGCATTGTTgatgtttattatttatgtTGAATCCAATTGGTTGACGAGTTTTTTCAACTATACAATTATTACCGTGACAATTAGATTCGCCCAAGAAATTGGTCTTCATAGAGCAGAAActtataataatttagatCTAGAAGAGGCAACGAAAAGACGTAAGATTTGGTggttttgttattttttcgatattgaattttcttttaaatccGGTAAACCTCCAGTAATCAATACCAACGATGTCACTACCAATAGTGATGAAGACTTATTACGAGTTATTACTCAATTAAAACAGTATGGACCACTATCACCAAAGGACAGAATGTATAGTCCTGTTTGCCACACAATATCTACTAGTTTGTTAGATTTGAGTGGATCTGACTCTATTTGTTtagatattttgaaaatcattCAACTGGGGGATATACTTGATGATCCATtttatttccaattttgtGCCTTGTTACAATCAAGAATAAGGTCAAATTCTTATcatgatttatttattgcATCCGCTGAAAAACGCGATTTCAGTTCCATATCCAATActttagaaaaattgaatgcTGACATGTTTGAGTTGGCAATGTATTTAGCAGATGAGGCCAAACCTCGATTTTACAATGATCCAAAATTCACCTCAGTTCAAGCAAGTACTGGCACGTCAATTAGGCGAGACACGATTCTTGCTATGAAATTGACTTTTTTCTCGCATTTAATGATTATTAATCGATATCCATTAATGATTGCTACCGAAGATTCCAAATTTGATGATCGAGTAATAAAATTTAGAAATCTTTCATTGGATTCAGCAAGAACTATTCTTATGTTGATTAAGGGTTGGCATAGAGAAAGTGCCTCAGCACTTTTCTATAATTGGGCAATATATTTCCCCGTGGCAGCATATCTTGTATTAGTGGCAGCAATTATAAACCATCCTCAATTACCAGAGTCAGGAACCAATTTGAATCTATTGATTGAAACTTCTTTAAGTTTTTTTAAAAGTAGTAAACAATGGAATAGTTCTAATGACAGTCAAgacaaacaacaaaatagtACAATATGTGTGAACAAAATTGTTGccattgaattgattgttaGATTAATGTTGAGAGTAGTGATCAAAGTTTATGAACTTCATAATAATGTGGAAATCTTGGCTAATAATCCAGCTTTACAAAATCATTTACAAGAAGCTGAAGAGAAATTCCCTGATATTTTCCAAAACCATGCGGAATTCACGTCCAAAATGATTGCATTGGTTGGTGCTTCACCAtttggtggttgtggtaGCAGGAACACCAGCAGCTGCAATTTACGAGATAATAGTACTAATCATGGCCAAAATAACATGAACCCCTCTCCTACAATCACCAATAATACTTATAATAGCAATATTAATACAGGGTCAAACTCAACTGGAGAGCCTCAAGTTTGCTATGCTCAGTCACCAAGTTATAATGCTTCGTTGTCaaatataatcaacaatGAAAGCACAGGTCGTTCACCagcaacatcaacatcgataaatcaactgatgatgaatgaaaattatgatttgttcaatgactatttgattgataattCGGCTGTAAATTTGCCATTTAgtcaatttaataatttacccaattttttctttgacaATAATTTGGGGATTTAA
- the HAL9 gene encoding Hal9p (Putative Zn(II)2Cys6 transcription factor; gene in zinc cluster region of Chr. 5; induced by Mnl1 in weak acid; similar to S. cerevisiae Hal9, a putative transcription factor involved in salt tolerance) gives MDPAYDIQSHEKQVLVNDPLIPEDNAQNPSLPSRGSSNSTITQSSSSSSEVKPILKKKRTRISKACEYCRKKKVKCNGCQPCLNCLQSNNGNCEYAVDDEKKPKISKKKKSTSSKSKSNRDRQNKALDERLSKIEGILAQLAAGIGTNDNTSTLSPVSGSNVPNGKEAKTDKSSPLQLPKEIREESANGHDEKHDPKVESNFHGSHSVINIFCKKSVEWLFRPVLSKCNQDIEVFKDIAKVNDLYIQAFLDTISQPIKARINRRNDLMDNTFANAKIPLEILSCYDDIFLVSYVCKGDDIRKLFQTYFEEPDQNGSRRRSFLWSELLLMTAAVGICISVLIDDRNNTKDTDKPKYSCSLSNQQLIEINFKCFYSMIFYHRRLCVIGEGFSTVTAFVLLIMYFDFAVPISHATFLAVSTVMHYARQLGLHRSEAYREMGLEEQRTRRILWWFCEYLHIQYCFEKGYALDIGDEDMMSFSGDDATTKALIKSNWNLIQSAKNSDTPIDALTINQIKETKANHICASYTMHSLSKIRVKSYQLLYSSKAQKKTLSTILTFVDELNSEMKDLCSDLPGPMAILFYDEPGFLSNSAINSEILLNLDNGYENTLMIQFEYFSHLLTINRLSLQEFPQDMDNKFLTHKCLYHRNIANRSARTILYIARNLAEKKVDFILINWFSYSIFAAFVYLGSMCLEDPQSPEVISDIDLLIDISYSFLAFENQSFKVSRFSLQRYVYDIYTRCILKLYLKVAKEETRNMFYEKYKNLHNHLRLEETFHEFFFNENLGFDPSKTYQALNKLFRPFWIKSNEKPNRTQANAADDATSNQMSSTPLESSSSSSGILYGNSSSSSTSFQPPMVHQRNSVSSHQFDYTQDFPHNGGKPLEISYLVHPQMKHFDAAIGSVTKRNGSPNDKELSETFDPQAISVINAAQMQQQQQQQQQQQQQQPPFFTPPPPPPQQSLLPSQYQQQSQQQQQQQEQPLSNRFNSNFTSLEEMIEENYVGDLNFPDIFYN, from the coding sequence ATGGATCCTGCTTATGATATACAATCGCACGAAAAACAAGTGCTAGTCAATGATCCCTTAATACCTGAAGACAATGCTCAAAACCCTTCACTTCCTAGTAGAGGGAGCTCAAACAGCACAATTACTcaatcatcatcgtcatcatcagaAGTAAAACCTATCCTTAAAAAGAAACGTACAAGAATTTCAAAAGCCTGTGAGTATTGtcgaaagaaaaaagtgaaaTGCAATGGTTGTCAACCTTGTCTTAATTGTCtacaatcaaataatggTAATTGTGAATATGCTGTGGACGATGAAAAGAAACCCAAAATtctgaaaaagaagaaatcaacATCTCTGAAGAGCAAGCTGAACAGGGACCGGCAAAACAAAGCTCTTGATGAAAGATTGTCCAAAATTGAAGGCATTCTTGCCCAATTAGCAGCTGGAATTGGTACCAATGATAACACATCGACTTTAAGCCCTGTGTCGGGATCAAATGTCCCAAATGGAAAAGAAGCAAAGACAGATAAATCTAGCCCTCTCCAATTACCGAAGGAGATTAGGGAGGAGAGTGCCAATGGACACGACGAGAAGCATGATCCCAAAGTGGAATCTAATTTTCATGGTTCACATAGTGTAATTAACATTTTCTGCAAGAAATCCGTCGAATGGCTATTCAGGCCTGTGCTTAGCAAATGTAACCAAGACATAGAGGTATTCAAAGATATTGCCAAAGTAAACGATTTATATATCCAGGCGTTCCTTGACACCATTTCTCAACCAATTAAAGCCAGAATTAATCGGCGAAATGACCTTATGGACAACACTTTTGCTAATGCAAAGATACCATTGGAGATTTTATCTTGTTATGACGATATTTTTCTAGTTAGTTACGTATGTAAGGGAGACGACATACGCAAATTATTCCAAACTTATTTTGAAGAACCAGATCAAAATGGCTCACGCAGAAGAAGCTTTTTATGGAGTGAGTTATTACTAATGACTGCTGCCGTTGGTATTTGTATTTCAGTGTTGATTGATGATCGTAACAATACTAAAGATACCGATAAACCCAAGTATTCTTGCTCATTATCAAACCAGCAGTTAATTGagatcaatttcaaatgctTTTATTCCATGATTTTTTATCACCGCAGATTATGTGTTATAGGTGAAGGATTCTCCACTGTAACAGCgtttgttttgttgataatgtattttgattttgccGTGCCTATACTGCACGCTACGTTTCTAGCCGTTTCTACGGTTATGCATTATGCTCGACAGCTTGGATTACACAGAAGTGAAGCCTATAGAGAGATGGGTTTGGAAGAGCagagaacaagaagaatcCTTTGGTGGTTTTGCGAATATTTGCACATTCAATATTGTTTCGAAAAAGGTTACGCTTTAGATATTGGTGATGAAGATATGATGAGTTTTAGTGGTGATGACGCCACTACTAAGGCtctaattaaatcaaattggaaTTTAATTCAGTCTGCTAAAAATTCTGATACTCCTATTGATGCATTAACAATCAACCAAATAAAGGAGACTAAAGCTAATCATATTTGTGCTTCTTATACCATGCACTCTCTATCCAAAATAAGGGTTAAATCCTATCAATTGTTATATTCATCTAAagcacaaaaaaaaacgttGTCAACTATACTAACTTTTGTGGATGAGTTGAACTCAGAAATGAAAGATTTGTGCAGTGATTTGCCTGGGCCCATGGCGATACTATTTTATGATGAGCCAGGATTTCTATCAAATTCAGCAATAAACTCagaaattttgttgaacCTAGATAATGGTTATGAGAATACGTTGATGATTCAATTCGAGTATTTTTCACACCTTTTGACAATTAATCGATTACTGTTGCAAGAATTCCCTCAAGATAtggataataaatttttgacTCATAAATGCTTATATCACAGAAACATTGCCAATAGATCAGCAAGAACTATACTATATATCGCCAGAAATTTAGCAGAAAAAAAGGTAGACTTTATTCTTATAAATTGGTTTAGTTATTCTATATTTGCTGCCTTTGTCTATCTTGGAAGTATGTGTCTTGAAGACCCGCAAAGTCCAGAAGTAATATCAGacattgatttattaattgacaTTTCCTATTCGTTTTTAGCATTCGAGAACCAGTCGTTCAAGGTAAGTCGATTTTCATTACAGCGATATGTCTACGATATTTATACTCGATGTATTCTAAAATTGTATCTTAAAGTtgcaaaagaagaaacacGGAATATGTTTTATGAAAAGTATAAGAATTTGCATAATCATTTACGATTGGAGGAAACGTTtcatgaattttttttcaatgaaaacTTAGGTTTCGACCCAAGCAAAACTTATCAAGCATTAAATAAGTTATTTCGACCATTTTGGATAAAGTCTAATGAGAAACCCAATCGTACTCAAGCCAATGCTGCTGATGATGCTACTAGCAATCAAATGAGTAGTACGCCATTGGAATCTCTGTCATCATCAAGTGGTATTCTATATGGGaactcatcatcatcatcgacTTCTTTCCAACCACCTATGGTTCATCAAAGAAATTCGGTATCTTCCCACCAGTTTGATTACACACAAGATTTTCCGCATAATGGTGGAAAACCTCTTGAAATCTCTTATCTAGTACATCCTCAAATGAAACATTTTGATGCTGCAATTGGCTCAGTGACGAAAAGAAATGGAAGTCCTAATGATAAGGAATTGTCAGAAACATTCGATCCACAGGCTATTAGTGTCATTAATGCAGCTCAAAtgcagcagcaacagcaacagcaacaacagcaacagcaacaacagccacCATTTTTTACTCCTCCACCTCCTCCACCACAACAGTCCCTACTACCATcacaatatcaacaacagtcgcagcaacaacaacagcaacaggAACAGCCTCTTAGTAATCGATTCAATTCAAACTTTACTAGTTTAGAAGAAATGATTGAAGAGAATTATGTGGGTGACTTGAACTTTCCTGATATATTTTATAACTAA